Genomic DNA from Gimesia aquarii:
ATCACATTCGCAGGTTATGCCGATGGTATCACACCGCCGACTTTGGACCATGCTCATCTTGTCTCACAATTGAACACGACCAAAATCGTCACGAATCGAAGCGAAGATGGAACAGCGATTGGCGATGCCATTTCGCTGGCAGTAGAAAAGCTGAATGCACTCGATGCACGACGTGATGAGAAAGTGAAAAGTAAAGTGATTATCTTGCTCACCGACGGTGAAAACAATGCTGGTGTGGTAGAACCAATTCAGGCAGCGGAACTCGCAGAGACCATGGGAATTAAAGTATACACCATCGGCGTAGGAACCAAAGGAGAAGCACCTGTGCCGGTAACCGACCCGTTCAGCGGCAAACAAGTCGTCCAGTGGATGCCGGTTAACATAGACGAAGAAACACTTCAGAAAGTGGCTGATCTCACTCATGGAAAATATTTCCGAGCAACCGACACCGACTCGCTGGAAAATATTTACAAGGAGATCGACACCCTGGAAAAGACGAAAGTTGAAGCCAAACACTATACCGATTACCGCGAACTCGCAGTCCAGCCGTACCAGGCCGGTCTCATCAATGTACCTCCACTATTGTTAATCGCCTTCGTGCTGTTATTGACACGGTTTGTGCTTGATCAAACATGGTTAAGAGAGTTGAACTGAATAGAGAAAAACAGACTAAGCTCAAGAGAGAAAATATATCATGGACATTCAATTCGGCAATCCGACTAATATCATTCTGCTCATTGCGGCAGCAGGCAGCCTGTTATTCGCTGGCTATGCAGCTGTGGCAAAACACCGCGCCGCGAGACAATTTGCCTCAGCGAACATGACTGACAAATTATTCTTAACGCCTCGGTTACAAAAACATTGGCTCTCTTCCATTTTGATTGTCGGCAGCTTGTGTTTACTGGCAATTGCATTGCTCGACATTCGTTGGGGAAAGACTGAACGTGAAGTTCCACAAAAAGGGATTGAAGTGATGTTTCTACTTGACGTGTCACGCAGTATGCTTGCAGAAGATGTCTCTCCCAATCGACTGGACCGGGCGAAACAACAGATCAAAGACATGGTCGATGAGATGTCCGGAGACCGTGTCGGTTTGGTTGTCTTCGCGGGTGAGACACGGCAATCGGTGCCGCTGACCAATCACTATGAAGACTTCAAACAGACACTGGATGCTGTCGGCCCTCACAGTGTTCGACGCGGCGGCTCGTTACTCGGCGACGCGATCCGGGCGGCTACCGCAGGGTTCATTAATAAAACGAACGACCACAAAGCCATTGTCGTCTTTACAGATGGTGAAGACCAGGAGAGCAAACCAGTAGAAGCGGCAAAAGCGGCATTCACAAAGAATGGCATTCGTATCTTTACCGTGGGCCTCGGAGACATGGATCAAGGAGCACGTATCCCGGAAACCGAACAAGGCAGTCAGGAATTCGTAGAATATCAAGGCGAACAGGTCTGGTCAAAAATGAATGGAACCATCCTCAGCCAGATAGCCACTGACACCAATGGTGCTTACATCCCTGCAGGCACCAAACAGGTCGATATGGCTGCTGTCTATCACAACTATGTAGCAAACATCGAACAAACCGAGTTTGAAACAGCAACAATCAGCGCTTACACACCACGATTTCAGTGGTTTGCATTCCCAGCCTTTCTGCTCTTGTTACTGGAAGTGCTTCTTTCGACAGCCCGACGAAGGGAGAAGTCACCAACCGCGAATGCAATTCCAGCCACCAAGAAAAACACGACAACTGAAAACCGTTCTACTTCCAAAAGCGCTGTGGCTGCACTCCTGGGATTGCTCGTGATGTTGATGCCGACAGCGACACTCAGCGCTGCTGAAGAGAACATTCCTTCTCAACAGAACAGTGCCGAGCAAATTAACGTCGCAAATCAACTCGTAAGAGATGGAAAGTTTGAGAAAGCATTAGAGCAGTATCAGCAGATTGAGCCAACTACGAACGATCAAACAGAGTTGAACTATAATGAAGCGGTCGCGCTATACCGTCAAGGTAACATGGAACAGGCGGCAGAGATGTTTTCCACCGTCGCAGGTGACGGGGAAACCAACATCGCAGCGCGCGCTCGGTATAACCTCGGTAATTGTCATTACACTAATGGTACGCAACTCGCAGAAAAGGATAACCAGGCTGCGATTGAACAATTGAAAACCGCCATAGAGCACTACCGTGGCTCATTACGAGGAAACCCGAACAACGCCGATGCCCGCGCCAATATCGAGCTCGCCGCTCAGTTTATCAAGGATTTGCAAGAACAACAAAAAGAACAACAGAAAGATCAGAAAGATCAACAGCAGCAGTCAAAAGACCAACAGAAGCCAAATGAAGACCAGAAACAGAAGTCTGATCAACGACAGAAGCAGGACCAGCAATCAAAGCAGAATCAAAAACCCTCTGAGGAATCCAAGGAACAAAACTCGGAACAGAAATCGAAACCCGAGCAACAACAACAACAACAACAACAACAACAACAACAACAGAAAGGTTCAAAGGGAGAACCTCAAGAGGACTCTCAAAGGCCACAACCACAACCTGGTGAAGAACAAAAACCTTCAGAAAAATCTGATCCTGAGAACAAACAAATGCAGCCTCAGTCACAACAATCAAAGAAAGCTGAGCAGTCGCCGCAACCCACTGAGCCAAAAGAGGCTGAAGATAAAGGAAAGCCAGAGGATAAAAAAGTTCCCTCCGGAGAACTCACTTCTGATCAAGAGCAGCCTCTGAAAGAGAATTCAAAAGACAAATATGGAATCGCAGCTCAAAATGAGAAACCCGGTTTAATGAATAAAGAAGAAGCCCTGAAGTTGCTGCAATCAGTACGCGACCGCAATATGCTGCGTCGATTACAGCAACAACAACTCGAACGAACTCGACAAGTTCACGTTGACCGTAACTGGTAATTTTCGAACTATAAATACTGGAAGAATCATGTTTCATTCAAATCATTATCTTCGATCTATACTGCCCGTACTCATTGTCGGGATCGCAGGTAGTTCTGCGTTCGCTGGTGATGTATCTATGCGTCTCTCTTCTCGCGAGGCCTATGTTGGCTCACCGATTCAGCTACTGATATCCATCAACAATGCCAGTGATTACGAACAGCCCACTTTACCCCAAATTGACGGAATCGAGATTCGTTCCGCCGGAGCACCATCGCAAAGTTCACAAGTGACGATTATCAACGGTCGCCGCAGCGAAAACCGCAGTGTGGTTCTGCGCTATCTGATCACACCACGTCGCGCAGGCACGTTCGAGATTCCCCCGCTCACGTTCAAAGTCGATGGGAAAGAAGTCAAAACGGAAGGAATCAAGATGGTCGCCACAAAAAGTGAAACCGGGGATCTGTTATTTGTAGAGATTGAAGGAAAAAAAGAAAAGGTCTTTGTCGGACAACCACTCGATTTGGCACTTCGAATTTACATCAAGCCATATCGCGATCAAGAACGGGAAATCACCCTCTCAGAAGGCGATATGTGGAACATGATCTCCGATCAAACATCATGGGGTTCTTTCCAGAATCGCATTGAAGAAATGACAAAAAAACGTCAACGTCCTGGCGGAAAAGAGGTGTTGCACGATAACGGTGAAGGTGAAGAACGAGCTTATTACATGTACGAGATTAATGCCAAGGTCTACCCCACGAAGGCTGGCAAAATTTCTGGCGATGATCTACAGATCGTGGTGAACTATCCCACAGCCCTTGGCCGCTCCCGTGATCCATTCGATAGTTTCTTCGACGACAGTCCGTTTGGTGGAAGCTTTATGTCATCTTCATTCAGCAATCGATTATCAGTGACATCTTCGAGGCCTGTCGTTGCAGAGGCCACAGTTGATACCACCGAAGTGTTACCAGTACCAACGGAAGGTCGCCCTTCCGATTATCGTGGAGCAGTCGGACAGTATAACATCGTTACCCAAGCATCACCCGTCAATGTGCATGCAGGCGATTCGATTACTCTCAATATTGGTATCGTCGGCACTGGTCCTATGGAACTGGTACAGGCTCCACCTTTGTCAGAATTGCCTAAGTTAAAAAAATTCAAGGTCTCGAATCAGCCCCTGGCAGGCTACGTCAAAGATGATAGTAAAGTCTTCTCAACAACAATTCGTCCTCGTAAAGCAGGTATCACCGAGATCCCTGCGATTCCATTCAGTTTCTTCAATCCGGAAACCGAAAAGTTTGAAACAGTACACTCAGCTCCCATTGCGATTACCGTGGAGAAAGCAGAATCACTCGCACTGGATACCATTGTGGGAGCAAAAAGCACAAACTCGAAAGGACAAAGTAAAACAGAAAGCATGCATACACTTGAGCCACGATTGATCAATTTTGAGTCATCAAGTGTACTCACGTCGCAAGAACCACATTCTGCATGGAACTGGTGGTGGTTGGCTGTTATTCTGCCGCCTGTGGTCTGGGTCATTACCTTGACAGCCAAATACCGTCATTGGTTTGCCCAACGTATGCCTTCTCTGCGATCACCACAAAATCGCTGTATCGCACAAATCTCAAATGCCGAGGATCAATCAACGATTGCAAATGCCTTGCTGAGATATATGCAAAAACTGTTTCCTGTTAAAGATTCAACAGTTACAACTGAGAATTTGAGTGAGTCTTCTCCTACTATCGGAGCAATGCGTTCTGCAGGGTTGTACGAACTGGCAGCAGATGCAGAATTGTTGATCGAACAGCTCAGCCACGACCACGTCGGCTATGGAACCAATGTTGACTTCGAATTGCAAAAATCAACGGCACTCGATCTTGTGAATCGACTTACCGCCCGCATGAAGTCGCAGTCCAATCGTCATATTCGTCCCCCCCGCTCTACTGTTAAGAAGTCGAAACACGCTAAGGTCTCTCAATCTTTTGCATTGTTGCTGGGACTGGGGTTGGCATCAATGACATCAACCGTGATGGCAAACGATACCAGTGCAACAGCCCCAGTACCCTCACCGCAAGTGGTTCTTAATCAGGCACAGCGCGAGATCATTTTCAACGAAGCAAGTGAATCGTATCGCGACGGACTCGCTCTTGCAGAAACGAACATGGTCGATGCGAAAGATCTATTTCTGCAAGCTGCGAAAAAGTATCAGTTGCTGGTCAACTCGGGGATCTCGAATGCCGATCTGTACTTCAATCTTGGCAATTCGTACCTGCAATCCGATCAACTTGGTCGCGCGATTGCAAATTACGAACGTGCACTGAAGTTACAGCCAGATAATCGGCAGTTTCAAGCGAACCTGAATGCAGCTCAGGCAATAGTGCAAATAGAGACGACACCGCAAGAACTCACGAGTCTTGACAAGGGCCTGCTGTTAAAATTGAAAAATGGAAACTCGGTCTTGATCAATATGGTTGGTCAACAGGCTATTATGGTAGTAATTGTACTTTCATCACTCACGTTTTGGGGACTTGTGATCTTGCGAACAATGGGCCATAAGCTATCATTGTGGAAATGCGCCACACTACCGGGATTACTATTAGTCGTCTCCCTGGTTTCGATGCACTTCCATGCAGAAAACACAACTCAGCAAGGAAATGCAGTCATTGTTGAACAACGTTTACAATTACATGAGGGAGACGGAGAACAATTCGCCGAAGTCGTCGTATTGGATTCCGCTGAAGGCCATCGAGTGCAAACCCTGGCCCACCGAGGTTCTTGGACGCAGATCCAAACCACGCGCGGTCATATCGGCTGGGTTCCCGATCATGTACTCGAACTGTTATAATGCCTGTCGAAACGAGAATTCGCTGACATTTCAACCCATCCAATAAACATTTCCGACAAGGAAAGACATGAATGAAACTGGCAGCCAAACTGATTCTAATATTCATGGTGGGGGTCTTGGGAATTGTCGCGTTGTTCTCTTGGCAAACTTTTAAGCAGCAGCGTGAATGGTCTCAACAATCATATGAAGAGAGTGCTGTCGATCTGGTGAATGCACTCAAGCCTACCATTGAACAAGCTTATCGAGACGGTGGTACGGTGCGGATTCAACAGGCAATTGAAGTCGCCCGACGAACGACCTCAGGACCTGCGATGCGTTGGATCGACCCGGAGAAACCTGACGATGTTCAACAGATCCCAGGTGTTCGCCCCACAGATACGGAAACACTTACTCGCAGTATTTCGAGCATTTCCATTTCGGATAACGACGGCAACGCGAAGCAATTGACTTACGTACCACTCACTCTTGCCGGAGAAGTCCCCGGAACAGTCGAAGTGGCAACACCGTTAATGGATTCTGAGGCTAATATTCACCGCTCCTTTCAAGCTTCAGTGTTGTTATTAATCGGAGTGACCCTGCTTTCCGGTTTTGTGATTTACTGGGGTGGCTTGAAACTGATTGCCAGTCCGTTACGAAAGTTAATGAAACAAGTTGAAAAGATTGGCGAGGGAGAATTCGGTCAACCTCCTGCAATTACTTCTAACGACGAATTTGGTCAACTTGCATTCGCAATCAGTGAGATGAGCCGTCGATTGGAGCAACAGCGAACAACGATTGAAACAGAAAAAGAAACGAGGCAACAAACACAGCAACAGCTCCGACATATTGATCGACTGGGTACAGTCGGCACACTGGCTGCCGGAGTAGCCCATGAGTTGGGTACTCCACTGAATGTTGTTTCGGGACGGGCAGGCTTAATTTCCAGTGGACAACTTTCTGCAGAAGAAGTCAGTTCAAGCGCACAGGCAATTCAAAAAGAAGTCGAACGGATGACCGCCATTATCCGTCAACTGCTCGACTTTGCTCGTCGCACTGGAACAGAGCATGCGTCAATCAACCTCATCCAGCTTGCTCAAAAAACGTGCGAACTAATGCAACCACTGGCAAAGAAAGCACATGTAAACCTAATAGTAGACGCTAATGAGAACTTACCAGTGACAACGGTGGGAGATACTGGGCAAATACAACAGGTCATCACCAACCTCATCAGTAACGCAATACAGGCGATTCCCGATGGCGGCAAGATTTTGATCAAAGTGCATTCAGAGGAGATTCAACCACCGGCGATCATTGAATCAGAACAAAATCGGTTTTCCTGTCTGGAAGTAATCGACACTGGAACGGGTATGACAGATACTGAAACCGAGCATGTGTTTGAACCATTCTATACAACAAAAGATGTGGGTGAAGGAACTGGTTTGGGACTTTCAATTGCTTATGGAATTGTACGTGAACATGGTGGGTGGATCGATGTCGCGAGCAAGAAGGATCAGGGGACAACATTTCGAGTGTGGTTGCCGTTAGACAATCAGAAAGATTTGCAATGAACGAAAACTCTGACAAGCCACGAATTCTGGTGATTGATGATGAACAGTCAATGTGCGAACTCATCGAAACCGATTTACGACTGCGTGGCCTGCATGTTGACTGGTTCACCGATGCCGCGAAGGCCATTACGGCAATCGATCAGGATAACTATGATGTTGTATTGACTGACATTCGTATGCCGGGGACGACAGGTTTACAACTCTGTCAACAACTCACCGAATTTCGACCGGATATACCTGTCGTCCTGATGACAGCCTTTGGAAGTCTGGAAACCGCAGTTTCTGCGATACGGGCGGGAGCATATGA
This window encodes:
- a CDS encoding vWA domain-containing protein, with product MFDSPWYFLLLLTLPVLAWCLFARKRKSAVQFSSLKMAKDLSPTLRQRLNWLPRALTLLAILFMILGLARPREGREQKVTTSEGIAIEMVVDRSGSMQAMDFKINGEHVDRLTAIKNVAGKFVEGKEDLDGRFNDLVGLITFAGYADGITPPTLDHAHLVSQLNTTKIVTNRSEDGTAIGDAISLAVEKLNALDARRDEKVKSKVIILLTDGENNAGVVEPIQAAELAETMGIKVYTIGVGTKGEAPVPVTDPFSGKQVVQWMPVNIDEETLQKVADLTHGKYFRATDTDSLENIYKEIDTLEKTKVEAKHYTDYRELAVQPYQAGLINVPPLLLIAFVLLLTRFVLDQTWLRELN
- a CDS encoding VWA domain-containing protein, whose protein sequence is MDIQFGNPTNIILLIAAAGSLLFAGYAAVAKHRAARQFASANMTDKLFLTPRLQKHWLSSILIVGSLCLLAIALLDIRWGKTEREVPQKGIEVMFLLDVSRSMLAEDVSPNRLDRAKQQIKDMVDEMSGDRVGLVVFAGETRQSVPLTNHYEDFKQTLDAVGPHSVRRGGSLLGDAIRAATAGFINKTNDHKAIVVFTDGEDQESKPVEAAKAAFTKNGIRIFTVGLGDMDQGARIPETEQGSQEFVEYQGEQVWSKMNGTILSQIATDTNGAYIPAGTKQVDMAAVYHNYVANIEQTEFETATISAYTPRFQWFAFPAFLLLLLEVLLSTARRREKSPTANAIPATKKNTTTENRSTSKSAVAALLGLLVMLMPTATLSAAEENIPSQQNSAEQINVANQLVRDGKFEKALEQYQQIEPTTNDQTELNYNEAVALYRQGNMEQAAEMFSTVAGDGETNIAARARYNLGNCHYTNGTQLAEKDNQAAIEQLKTAIEHYRGSLRGNPNNADARANIELAAQFIKDLQEQQKEQQKDQKDQQQQSKDQQKPNEDQKQKSDQRQKQDQQSKQNQKPSEESKEQNSEQKSKPEQQQQQQQQQQQQQKGSKGEPQEDSQRPQPQPGEEQKPSEKSDPENKQMQPQSQQSKKAEQSPQPTEPKEAEDKGKPEDKKVPSGELTSDQEQPLKENSKDKYGIAAQNEKPGLMNKEEALKLLQSVRDRNMLRRLQQQQLERTRQVHVDRNW
- a CDS encoding BatD family protein, giving the protein MFHSNHYLRSILPVLIVGIAGSSAFAGDVSMRLSSREAYVGSPIQLLISINNASDYEQPTLPQIDGIEIRSAGAPSQSSQVTIINGRRSENRSVVLRYLITPRRAGTFEIPPLTFKVDGKEVKTEGIKMVATKSETGDLLFVEIEGKKEKVFVGQPLDLALRIYIKPYRDQEREITLSEGDMWNMISDQTSWGSFQNRIEEMTKKRQRPGGKEVLHDNGEGEERAYYMYEINAKVYPTKAGKISGDDLQIVVNYPTALGRSRDPFDSFFDDSPFGGSFMSSSFSNRLSVTSSRPVVAEATVDTTEVLPVPTEGRPSDYRGAVGQYNIVTQASPVNVHAGDSITLNIGIVGTGPMELVQAPPLSELPKLKKFKVSNQPLAGYVKDDSKVFSTTIRPRKAGITEIPAIPFSFFNPETEKFETVHSAPIAITVEKAESLALDTIVGAKSTNSKGQSKTESMHTLEPRLINFESSSVLTSQEPHSAWNWWWLAVILPPVVWVITLTAKYRHWFAQRMPSLRSPQNRCIAQISNAEDQSTIANALLRYMQKLFPVKDSTVTTENLSESSPTIGAMRSAGLYELAADAELLIEQLSHDHVGYGTNVDFELQKSTALDLVNRLTARMKSQSNRHIRPPRSTVKKSKHAKVSQSFALLLGLGLASMTSTVMANDTSATAPVPSPQVVLNQAQREIIFNEASESYRDGLALAETNMVDAKDLFLQAAKKYQLLVNSGISNADLYFNLGNSYLQSDQLGRAIANYERALKLQPDNRQFQANLNAAQAIVQIETTPQELTSLDKGLLLKLKNGNSVLINMVGQQAIMVVIVLSSLTFWGLVILRTMGHKLSLWKCATLPGLLLVVSLVSMHFHAENTTQQGNAVIVEQRLQLHEGDGEQFAEVVVLDSAEGHRVQTLAHRGSWTQIQTTRGHIGWVPDHVLELL
- a CDS encoding sensor histidine kinase; amino-acid sequence: MKLAAKLILIFMVGVLGIVALFSWQTFKQQREWSQQSYEESAVDLVNALKPTIEQAYRDGGTVRIQQAIEVARRTTSGPAMRWIDPEKPDDVQQIPGVRPTDTETLTRSISSISISDNDGNAKQLTYVPLTLAGEVPGTVEVATPLMDSEANIHRSFQASVLLLIGVTLLSGFVIYWGGLKLIASPLRKLMKQVEKIGEGEFGQPPAITSNDEFGQLAFAISEMSRRLEQQRTTIETEKETRQQTQQQLRHIDRLGTVGTLAAGVAHELGTPLNVVSGRAGLISSGQLSAEEVSSSAQAIQKEVERMTAIIRQLLDFARRTGTEHASINLIQLAQKTCELMQPLAKKAHVNLIVDANENLPVTTVGDTGQIQQVITNLISNAIQAIPDGGKILIKVHSEEIQPPAIIESEQNRFSCLEVIDTGTGMTDTETEHVFEPFYTTKDVGEGTGLGLSIAYGIVREHGGWIDVASKKDQGTTFRVWLPLDNQKDLQ